The region AAAAAGCGACGCCCTCGCTAATCTGACCGTGATCGATCGATCATCAACGCCTCGTCCTCGCGACGAGGCGTTTTTCATGCGCCTAGCGATTTTGGACTATCACCCAAATGAAAGGAGGATGAATGCCCCCCATTTCTGATTCAAGTCATGTTCAAGATTCGGAGACCGACTCGCAGCGAGCGCAACTGGCGACTAATCTCGCCTACCTCGTCGTGCAGGCAAATAGACGTAAGCAGCAAGGCGGAGAAAAGACATCGAATAACGCCGAGGCTCCCGAAAACTAAATTTCTGCCCAAAACGGGGCATAAATAGATGAGGGAGGTCTTATCCCTTCCATGGTCATCACCATCTCCAGCTGAGAGGTGACCGCAATCTACTTCATCCCACACAGGAGGTCTTATGTCACATATCGTCAGCATCAAAACCGAAGTTCGTGATGTTACGGCGATCCGCCAGGCAACACGACGACTTCAACTTCCCGAGCCCACGTACGGTGAGGTTCGCCTGTTCAATGATCGTAAGCGGGGCTGGGCGATCCAGCTTCGAGATTGGCGTTATCCGGTTGTCGCCGACGTGACGACCGGTCGGCTCGATTACGACAACTACAACGGCCATTGGGGCAGCCAGAAAGAACTCGATCAGTTTCTGCAGCGGTATGCCGTCGAGCGGGCGACGATCGAAGCCCGCAAGCAAGGCCACACCGCCGTCGAACAGGCGCTTCCGGACGGAAGCATCAAACTCGTCATTCAAGTTGGAGGGTAAGCTCTTGAAAACTATTGAGATTATCGTCAGCCCCACTGGCGAGTCACGCCTAGAAACGAGGGGCTTTCAGGGGACGGAGTGTCGCGAGGCAAGCCGCATTCTGGAAGCCGCCTTGGGACAACAAACGTCCGAGACGCTCACAGCCGAGTTCCACGCCTCGGAAATCACGCAACAAAATCAAATCGAACAGAAGGAATAACTGCCTATGGATCCCATACTCAAACACCCATCCCACAAAGCGGTCGATCTGGCACGCGTTCTGGTGATTGTCGAGGGAACCAACGACATTGAGTTCCTCCGTCGGATTTCATTGACGCTGCATGCGCACAATCAAGACTTGCCCAATCTGGCCGAAATGGAACAGCAAGGGCAATTGGTGTTCGTTCCTTTCGGGGGCAGCAACTTGCCCAGTTGGACCTATCGGTTCGCTTCGCTGGGTAAACCAGAGTTTTTCTTGCTCGACCATGAAGTGCCGCCCGAAACGGAACAGCGTCAGGAATTGGCCGAGGTGATCAACCAGCGGCCAAACTGTCGAGCGGTGCTTACGCGCAAGCGTAGCCTGGAAAACTATCTTCATCCAGCAGCGATCCGAGAAGTTGCTCCAATCGAACTTACATTTGGCGACTTCGATCCGGTGGCCATCCTCGTCGCCAAGCAGCTCTATGAGAGCGGTCTCCACGACAGGCCTTGGGAGCTCTTATCGCGACGTTCGCAGAATCGCCAGTCCAGCCGTGCCAAACGCTGGCTCAACACGCAGGTCGCGGCCCATATGACCATTGACCACCTTCGGAACCGAGATCCCGAAGGCGAAATCGCCACCTGGCTGACCACGATCGGACAACTAGCCCACTCTGTCTAAAGCTCGCTCTCGCGAGCTTTTTCATTTCAAGACTTCATTTACAAGGAATCGGTATGCGCTTAGCAGAAGAAATACAGGAACTGGTGCGAGCTGGCTTCAGTGGCATCTGGATTCGCAGCTGCGAACAGGATGATGCGATCGCCGAACTGGCTCAGCTTTGCCGCGACGAAGACTGGCGGATGAATACCTGGGATATTGATGTCGGTCTCAGAGGTGCCCCGACGGCCCCAGCAGAATCGCCAGCGGTGTCGGTCACCGATCCCTTAGGGGCTGTGCGACATCTCGAATCGCTTCCCAGCAGCGGACAGCCTTCGCTCCTGGTACTATCGAATCTCCACCGTTTCCTCGGCTCAGCGGAGGTGGTACAGGCAATCTCTCACCAGGTTTCGCAGGGAAAAGCTCATCAGCGTTTTCTCGTGATTCTGGCACCGGTGGTTCAGCTACCAGTGGAACTCGAACGTGTGTTCACCGTGGTAGAGCATGAGCTGCCATCTCGGGAACAACTTGCAGAAATTGCCGCAGAGATTGCGACCGAAGGAGATGAGTTCCCTGCAGGTGTGGAGCGAGAACGGATTCTCGATGCGGCCTGTGGCTTGAGCCGCTACGAGGCGGAAAACGCGTTTGCCCTATCCCTGGTGAGGCATGGCCGACTGGAGCCGTCGGCTATCTGGCAACTCAAGTCGCAGACGCTCATCAAGAGTGGTCTGCTTTCGCTTCATCGTGGCGGAGAGTCGTTTGCCGAACTGGGAGGGTTAGGATCGCTCAAACAGTTTTGCTGTCAGGCACTGCGATCACATGAATCCCACTCAGTCCAAGCGAAGGGCGTATTGCTGCTGGGGGTGCCGGGCACGGGTAAGTCTGCCTTCGCCAAGGCGCTTGGCCGTGAGATTGGCAGGCCGACGTTGACGCTCGACGTCGGTGCACTCATGGGCGGCATCGTCGGCCAAACTGAGGAGCGAACTCGTAGGGCGTTGAAAATCATCGATGCGATGCAGCCTGCGGTACTCTTCATCGACGAATTGGAAAAGGCCCTCGGCGGCACCTCCAATTCCGGCCAGACCGATAGCGGTGTGGGCTCACGGATGCTCGGGGCGCTACTCACCTGGCTGGCTGATCACGAATCGGACGTGTTCGTGATTGCTACGAGTAACGACGTCTCTAAGCTACCGCCGGAGCTCACTCGAGCGGAACGCTTCGATGCAATTTTCTTTCTCGACTTACCTGGGAGGTCACAGAAGGAAGCGATCTGGCAGATGTATCTGGAACGCTTTGGGTTGGAGCACTCGCAGGATCTGCCCAACGACGGATCGTGGACGGGCGCCGAGATTCGTGCCTGTTGCCGGTTGGCCGCTCTCTTGAATGTTTCCTTGGTGCAGGCGGCGCAGAACGTGGTTCCGGTCGCCGTCACGTCCGCCGAGTCGGTTGAGCGACTCCGTAGCTGGGCGAGCGGTCGCTGTCTCTCTGCCGAGTCCGGGGGCATGTTCACCACAACGACTCAGGCTACGCGAAAGTCGCGGCGACGACTAACCCAGAACCCTGAATCCAATTAGCCCAAAACTAACCCATCTTTACGTGAGGTATTTATGACGGCAACAACTTTAGAACAGCCGACCGATCGCAGCAGCCCCTCCGGGAGACTGCGATCCACCATGTGCGCGACCCGGGTAAACTTTACCTGGTTAGGCACGCAGAAGACGTTGACCCCAGCTCAACGGGCTCAGGCGGCGCTATCCTTCGACGCTCAGGGCGAATTCTTGAGTGCGGGCAAGAAACTGCTCGACACAAAGAATCCACGCTTCAAAGCGGTGACCTCGGAACGGAATCGAATCCGCTCGTTCTGGACGTCCATGAGCCTGCCTTATCCGGAACCGGCTGTGCGATTGATTCGGCAGGATAGGGTCGACACGTTTCAAGACTGGATGAGTGAGCATCGCCAGGAGCTAACCAAGGCAGTCGAGGAACTCGACGAAGATTATTTCTCGCTGAAAGAGGCAGCGCGGCAGCGACTTGGTCGCCTCTACAACGAGGCCGATTACCCAATATCGTTGATCGGGCTGTTCGACGTTACCTGGGATTTCCCCAATGTGGAGGCTCCGTCCTATCTGCGGCAACTCGATCCTCAGCTGTACCAGGAAGAGTGTCGTCGCGTGCAGGCTCGGTTTGATGAGGCAGTTCAACTGGCTGAGTCCGCCTTCGTGGAAGAGCTATCCGGCTTGGTTACACATCTGACGGAACGCCTTTCGGGACAGCAGGATGGTCGCGCCAAAGTCTTTCGGGACTCGGCGGTTGGAAATTTGAATGAGTTCTTTGAGCGATTTCGTTCCTTGAATGTTCGGTCAAATGACCAACTCGACTCACTCGTTTCACAGTGCCAGGACATTGTCCAGGGCGTTCAACCTCAGACGTTACGAGACGACGCTCAGGTACGCCAGACGGTCAGCCGTGAACTATCGAGCGTTCAGGCCACGTTGGACGAACTGTTGGTCGATCGTCCACGTCGGCGGATTATCCGCTCCCCGAAGTGAGGTGCCCTATGCAACTTGTCATCTCATCCACCGGGACCATTCGCTGTCTCTATGACGAGACGCTCGACCTCCATACGCTCGGCACACTATCGATCTCGCGCGGCTCCCATGTCGAGCCGAACGAAGATGGCCAGTGGTTCGCAGATCTTTCGCCCGTCGGCGGGCCACAGCTCGGGCCTTTCGTTAGTCGTAGTGACGCGTTGACCGCTGAGGTTCGCTGGCTTGAAGAGAATTGGCTCTCTTCAAGCAACGACTAACGCACCTTTATTATCACAAACCTTCCAAAGCCCTTGCTGGATTGCGATCCGGCAAGGGCTTTTTCTGTTTCTTGACCTAAGGAGAAATGAATCCATGCAAGCTTCAGAGTTTTATCGAGCCGTTGCTGAGGCAACTGGCGAAAGCGTTGCCACGATCCGTCAACTTGGATTTTCGCTAGTCGAGGAACCATTAGACGACCTGGATGACGATGTCTGTTTCGGCCCGAACGTCATCGACTGGGACGAAGTCGAGTATTTGAGAGCACGGGAGTCTTCGGGGAGCGAGTCTTATGAACCGAAAGCAGCCTAACTCCCAAACTTCGAGAACAGCAGCCTTGTCACTAACGCCACATTATCGGAATGCAGCGGATCAAGTCGATCTGCGTTTGATCCGAGGTGGTCAGCAGCGAGGGCGGCGTCAGTACCGATACCATCCTCGTTGTGCGAATTTGCGGCGCTCGGACAGGTAGGTTTGTTACTTCGAGACTGGGAGGAACTATGGAAACCATCGTGCAGGCTGCATTCTGGGCCGTCGTTGCCTGGGCTTGCTACAAAACCGGAAAGCAATTGGGAAGTCGGAAGGGATTCAACGCCGGTCGGCGACGTGGACGTTCATCGAGACGATAATAATGTTGCCGTAAACAACGCAGCAGGGCCGTCCAGATGGGCGGCCCTGCTGCGTTTTCTTTTTAGCTATCCATCGGAAAATGTCTCCCCCATTCCGGGAGTTTCAATTCTCAAGACCACGAAAGGTAAGACTGTCTTAACAGTCATATAACGTGACGCGGCCCGAAAGCACATTGTCACCTGACTACGCTGGTCGTTCGGGATTAGGCGCCTGGAATATGGATATCACAATAGTTCGCGTCGGCTCCTCTTTCGGGCCTGACGTCGGTTCAACGTGCCCTCCTATTTCGATGAGGCAACGATCATTCCGATTGCCAAATGTTCCTCCTCCTCACTCGAAGTCGATGGTTGGTGCTTCTCGAATCGAGGTTCTTTCCCACGAATTTCAAGAATGAAATGTTTGGCAGCCAAGAAATCGCCAAGTAGAATTATGGCCGATCTATCCCAATCGAAAGCTAAACAAGGGACAAGTTAGAGTGGCCGCTGACGATTTCGCTGTAATTACCTGTTACTTCAATCCCTGCAATTATGAGAATCGCCGACGGAATTATCGGATGTTTGCCGACGCGTTGGCAAGTCAAGACGTTCCATTATGGACGATTGAAGCGGCCCTGCATGATGGGGAGTTTAGGATTGAGGAAAAGAACGAATCGGTCGTTCGCCTGCGGCTGCCCAAAGAGGGTTGGCTTTGGCAGAAAGAGCGTTTGCTCAACATCCTTCTCCCCCACGTGCCCAAGCAGTTTACCAAAATTGGCTGGGTCGATTGCGATGTTATTTTCGAGACCGATCACTGGGCTGACCTTGCTTCTTCCACAATCGATTTGTATCCAATCATTCAGCTCTTTGAGTACGTGAGATGGCTAGGCCCCAACTTTGAAATCTTGCCATGGTTTGAGAAGATCACCCGTCGCCCGAGTATGGCCGCCCTCTGGCACCACATACCGGAAAAGGCTTCTAAGCTGCAGATCGCATCACCAGGTTTTGCTTGGGCGGCACAACGATGGTTACTTGAAAAGCACAGCCTCTACGATCGGGAAATTACCGGCGGGGGTGATACGGTCATGGCTCTTTCCAGTCTTGGCATGTTTGATCATGTCTACTTTACGCGAGGCTCGGAGGCCATGGCTGAATCCGCGCTCACGTATGGTCGTCCGCTATATGACGACGTAAGAGGAGCAATGGGGTATATCCCAGTGACCCTCTCGCACCTGTGGCACGGTAACCGAAAAGATCGTCAATACGTTGAGCGACAACGGTTCATGGATTCCGCGGGATTTGACCCCCGTACGGATATCCAGCTTGACCCAGTCTCTCAGCTTTGGACGTGGTCAGAATCGGCTAAACCTGAAGTGCGGGAATATATGCGAAATTACTTTTCGGTCCGCAATGAAGACGCCAATCCGGTCAAATCTTAGTCGATGACTTCGAGCCTTGTTCCTTGACACGTTGCTTTTGCAGCTCCTCAAGGAATGTTGCTGACGTTGGTCGGCCATGCCAGCGTCCCAGTTTGTGTCGGAAATTTCGATAGAAGTGCCGACCTGCGTCGACGCTGCAGTGTTCTGCCTGAAAAATCATTTGCAGGATACTCACAAATCTTAGTCGCTGTTCTCGGATTCTTGATAGCGTGCTCTGGCGGATCAAGTCAGGAGAGAAGTTGGCGTGAATGAGCTCGTTAACAGCCTTGGCAATCGCAGGTGCATCATCAGGTACCACGCGTACGTATCGTGAGTCAAACCACTCGTCTCTGCCACCTTCACTGACGGTAGAAACAACAGGCAATCCACAAAGCATGTATTCAACGGCGGAATACATCGCCCCTTCTTTGGCAGACAAGCACAAACCCACTTTCGAGCGATTCAGCCAGCCAACAATCTCGGAAGGGGTAATGTATTTGTCCGGTTGTTTCGCATGCGTAAAAGCTCCCTGAAGCACTTCCGTACGCACCTTTGCAAAATACTCTAGTTCGTCCCGAACCGAGGCGATCCCTCCGATAAAGAGCGGTGTCGATATGCTTTTGGCAAGGGCATGGCGTTTGAAGGGAGCCATTCGAGCGTTGTACACGGCATCGAATTCCTTTTTGATTGTCGAGTTGATCGTGAACAGCTCTTCGTCCAGGAAGCAGTTGTGCGAGACGAAGTAGGCTGGGATGCCACGACACATGAGTTGGTTGGCATGCGCCTTAACATTGACCATGTGGATCAGCTTATCCTGCGGCCTGGTCGACAATGCTCGCTGATGGTAATCGGCAATTTCCTCTACGGAAACGCACCACGAATATTTCCGCAGTCGATAAATGGGCATGTCCGGAAGACAAGGTCCGATGTCTGTATTCATGCCGCAGGCGTAATAGAGGATGGGAGGATTCGCCGCAACCCAGCCGAAAAAGACAGATTCGTTGAGTTGCGGAAGGCTGGAAGGGTCGCCGATATCTGCAACCTTTTCCTCTGACGCCTCCTCCTCCACACTGCGAACCCGTGGCATGATGCCTTCGAAAAACTCTTCCCAGTCCGCCTGGCTTCCTTTCCAACGTGCCCTACCTTCGTAGTCAGGCGTTCGCTTTAGCGGAAACCATCGCTCCGTCGATTCGCACTCACCCTTGACGGCAAACACGAGTTGAAAGGAACAGAAACCCGATTTTTTCAAGCACGAGACGATGTCCTCGTATTGCGATTCAAGATCGGTAGAGTTCTCCGTTCGGCGAATGAACAGGACGTTTTGTGATTTCAAACTGAGAAAGTTCCGTATCTGGGTCTGCCATCGCTGCCTGATCTCCTTACCAAGTTCTTCCTTAGGTTGATGCCCCCAAATAAACTTCGTCTCGTAGCATCCGATTCGAATCGTTTTCCCTGAAAAGACCTTCTCAAAATCTGATCCGATGCATTCCAGCAAGGACTCATGACTGGTCGCGGCATTGTCGAACGGGCAAGTTAAGGTAGGCAGGCCTGCCCTTGAAATATGGTAGGCTACCTCACAGTTGTCTCCCAAACTGATGACGCGATCAAAGAGTTCGTTATTCGGCATGGATTCACTTAACATCTGAGGGTGTGTCCATCAGCAAGCTGCGCAGATTGTTTCGACAATTTTATGCTGCTGGGCTTCAGCATCGTAACTGCCTAACTGGCTGGCGAACCGAGAGCTGTTTTCCTGCAGTTGTTTGCTTGTTAGTGCCGCGTTCAATTGCGAGATAACTTGGGGAACGTGACTTGCCGAGGCCGAGAACGCGAACCCTTTCTGCACGGTTACATGGCTCAGTATCGATTGCTCCTGCATTAAAGGGATCTGCAGAATCGGCACGCCAGCTAAAAGAAATTCACAGGTAACACCATGATTTCCATTCAATATGGCCAAGTCACACGTCTTCTTGATCTCCGTTAAATCAATCGCTTTGTCCAGGAGTTGAATCCGGTTGCTAACGAGTTTCCGAAGGGGAGTGAAATCGATTCGATCTCCCACGACGACCACCGAATGCCCCGATTCGGATAACCACCGAATAAGGTCACCCAGACATGGCATCCGCTTCAGATAAGCGAAGATCTTTTTACCGCTTGCTGGTCGCCAACCAGTAAAGGCTGACCGTGACAAGGGCGGAGACCAAGAGCCAAAGTATTGAGCATCTTGGCGCGAAGGGTAGTGATCGAGATCGCAAAACGTGGTTAAGAAGTTGCCCTGGACGAGTTCAAACAAACGCCCCAATCCCGTCAGAGGCTGTTCGATGCCGGGAATCGTCCGGTGGATGCGGTCGATCAGACTTGATTCTCGTTCCGCCAACTCCATGGGATCATGAGGTCTCCACCAAGCCATGGGAGGAAGTGGAAATATCGGTGGTGGTTGGCAGAAACCTGTTCCAATCGTAAAGGCAGGTAACTGCAACGAGAGTGAAGCCAACATGGCGGTAGGGCTATGGTCGTGCAAAACGATATCCGGCTTCAAAAGCGAGAACAGGCCCTTCCACCCTTCAAAAAGCCCCAGCAACTCGATTTCGTCCTCGTAGCCAAGATTGAGAAGCATGTCGCCGTAGGTGAGTGGACGGTCAATCGGATTGGCGGATTTCTTAGTCCTAACTGGAGCTTGAAAATGCGGAAATTCTCCCCCCCCGAATAGTCTTACTGAGGTTGCTAGGTTTCTGGATATTAGCGAGATTTGATGCCCTTTTCGCTTCAATTCGCGCACTAGCGGTGCCAGCACGCCGAGGTGACCTAGCCCCCCACCAAGCTCCCAAGCGACAGCAACGTTGGCCATATCGTGTCCTCAGCTAAAACCTTCTCTTCAAGCAAATTGATTGCTAATTGTAACTGGTTAAACGGTTTCCAGCATTCCATAGCAACCTCTTGATGAAAAGTTCATTTTTTTCATCAAATATGTTTTTTATGCTAAATAGCCTCGCTATAATCCTCACCATTATCCCAACGTGGATTGCGATAACTCCCCAAAGGAACCTCTTTCTATTGGGTGGGTCATACTCGTCAACTGCCGAATTCCCCGGTCTTCATAGGCTGTCGCCATGCATCTTCCCCACAACGCTTGGAAGCTTACTCTCGCCCGACTTGGACTTCGATTGAAGAAGAAATCGCCTGCGAAGATCAAGAAAAGTCGTCCCATGAAAATGGAACGACTACAGGCACGTAACATGCTCGCCAACGATACCGGCGTGGTGCCCTTTAGCGAAACTATAAACCTCTCAGGCATTGAAGATGAGCTCATCGGTGCCAATGTAGTTGAAGAGCTTCAGGCGGGGGGAACTTCAATTTTTGTTGGAACCATCCCTGGTTCCGTCTCCGATGTGGAAGAAGCATCCGGTCGATCTGCGATGATTTCCCTTGTCTCGGAATATGAACGCGAAGCGGAAGATGCTTGGCGAAAGTGGAGTGATGAAAACATTGGAGACGGAGACAGAGGTCGAAGCGACGGCGTCGGCAGTATGCTAGCCTTGGAAGGTGAGGGCTATGGCGAGGCTGAGATCGATGCCGACTTTGCGGGAACGCCAATTCTGGATGGAGCCTACGGTTCCTTTGGAACGGTAGCAATTGGAGGTTCAGCAAGTCGTAGTGTCGTGATCAGAAATACCGGAGATGCCGCTCTCAGCATCTCTGGTATTTCAATCTCAGGGAGCTATTCGGTTAGTGGAAACACCGGATCAGGAACACTCAACCCAGGACAGTCGCGAACGCTCACCGTTTCGATGACGGGAACCAGTACCGCCGGAACGAAAACCGGTACCTTATCCGTTTCTAGCAACGATAGCGATGAGAATCCGTTTGATATTCATCTCTACGGCGATGTCGTCAAACCGACGGCAAGTATCAGTGGAGGGAGTTCCAGCCTCGTTGAAGGCAACTCGGACACCTATACGATTTCGCTCAATATGCCAGCTGCGCAATCGACGAATGTCTACTACACGATGAATACGGGCTCAGCTTCCACTTCAGACTTCAGTCCTACGAGCGGAAGCTACGTTACGATTCCGGCTGGGCAGACATCGGCCACAGTCAACATTTCGGCGCTGAACGACACGCTCGTTGAATCAACGGAGAATTTTTCTATCCAGCTAACGAGTGGTTCCAACTACAGCCTAGGAGGTTCGAGTTCGAAGACTATTTCGATCTATGACACGGATGAATGGACGATCTCGGTTACAGCAATCGACAGCACGGCCGAGGAATCGGGTGGCAATACCGGTAAATTTCGCGTCTCGCGTTCAGGTGCCAGCAACTATACTTCTCCGATCACCGTCGCTCTGAATGTATCGGGCTCTGCAACCTACGGTAACGATTACGGTTTCTCGCTCGGAACTTACAACGGCTCTGGAATTTCAGTCACGATTCCCTCCGGGCAAACCTACGTTGATATCGTCGTGACGCCTGCCAATGACGGTATCCGAGAAGGGAGTGAAACGGTCACACTTCAAGCGACATCGGGTACAAAATACACGGCAGGTTCACCCAGTTCCGCTACCGTAACGATCGAAGATAACGACGACTGGACGGTCTCACTTTCTGCGGCGGACTCAACAGCTTCCGAAGAAGGCCCCTCATCAGGGTATTTCGTTGTTACACGTTCGGGGTCACCGGATCTATTTGCGCCACTGACCGTTTATGTAAGTCGGTCTGGCACGGCAACCAATGGTGTCGACTACGCCACGATATCCAGTGCCGTGACCATTCCGGCCTACTCATCCAGCGCCTACATTTACGTCAATCCCATCAATGACAACAAGAAGGAATCGTCAGAGACCGTACAGCTAAGCTTGGCTGGTTCGTCTGGTTACCAGATCAGTGGCTCTAGTTCCGGTACGGTAACCATCGAGGACAATGATGACTGGACCGTCGACCTGGTCGTGAGCGATACGTCCGCGCACGAAGAAAATGCCTCGACCGAAAAGGGACAGGTAACCCTAACCCGTAGTGGCGAGACGGACCTATCCAACCCGTTGCCTGTGAGCCTCTCGTTCTCCGGGTCGACGGCGATTTCGGGGGTCGATTACGTTACGATTCCTTCGACTTATACCATCCCCGCCGGGCAAACGTCGGTCACGATCGATGTGACCGCAATCAACGATGCCTATCGCGAGT is a window of Bremerella sp. TYQ1 DNA encoding:
- a CDS encoding glycosyltransferase, translating into MKSQNVLFIRRTENSTDLESQYEDIVSCLKKSGFCSFQLVFAVKGECESTERWFPLKRTPDYEGRARWKGSQADWEEFFEGIMPRVRSVEEEASEEKVADIGDPSSLPQLNESVFFGWVAANPPILYYACGMNTDIGPCLPDMPIYRLRKYSWCVSVEEIADYHQRALSTRPQDKLIHMVNVKAHANQLMCRGIPAYFVSHNCFLDEELFTINSTIKKEFDAVYNARMAPFKRHALAKSISTPLFIGGIASVRDELEYFAKVRTEVLQGAFTHAKQPDKYITPSEIVGWLNRSKVGLCLSAKEGAMYSAVEYMLCGLPVVSTVSEGGRDEWFDSRYVRVVPDDAPAIAKAVNELIHANFSPDLIRQSTLSRIREQRLRFVSILQMIFQAEHCSVDAGRHFYRNFRHKLGRWHGRPTSATFLEELQKQRVKEQGSKSSTKI
- a CDS encoding DUF1257 domain-containing protein, with product MSHIVSIKTEVRDVTAIRQATRRLQLPEPTYGEVRLFNDRKRGWAIQLRDWRYPVVADVTTGRLDYDNYNGHWGSQKELDQFLQRYAVERATIEARKQGHTAVEQALPDGSIKLVIQVGG
- a CDS encoding AAA family ATPase → MRLAEEIQELVRAGFSGIWIRSCEQDDAIAELAQLCRDEDWRMNTWDIDVGLRGAPTAPAESPAVSVTDPLGAVRHLESLPSSGQPSLLVLSNLHRFLGSAEVVQAISHQVSQGKAHQRFLVILAPVVQLPVELERVFTVVEHELPSREQLAEIAAEIATEGDEFPAGVERERILDAACGLSRYEAENAFALSLVRHGRLEPSAIWQLKSQTLIKSGLLSLHRGGESFAELGGLGSLKQFCCQALRSHESHSVQAKGVLLLGVPGTGKSAFAKALGREIGRPTLTLDVGALMGGIVGQTEERTRRALKIIDAMQPAVLFIDELEKALGGTSNSGQTDSGVGSRMLGALLTWLADHESDVFVIATSNDVSKLPPELTRAERFDAIFFLDLPGRSQKEAIWQMYLERFGLEHSQDLPNDGSWTGAEIRACCRLAALLNVSLVQAAQNVVPVAVTSAESVERLRSWASGRCLSAESGGMFTTTTQATRKSRRRLTQNPESN
- a CDS encoding DUF2997 domain-containing protein; the protein is MKTIEIIVSPTGESRLETRGFQGTECREASRILEAALGQQTSETLTAEFHASEITQQNQIEQKE
- a CDS encoding glycosyltransferase; this encodes MLLNLGYEDEIELLGLFEGWKGLFSLLKPDIVLHDHSPTAMLASLSLQLPAFTIGTGFCQPPPIFPLPPMAWWRPHDPMELAERESSLIDRIHRTIPGIEQPLTGLGRLFELVQGNFLTTFCDLDHYPSRQDAQYFGSWSPPLSRSAFTGWRPASGKKIFAYLKRMPCLGDLIRWLSESGHSVVVVGDRIDFTPLRKLVSNRIQLLDKAIDLTEIKKTCDLAILNGNHGVTCEFLLAGVPILQIPLMQEQSILSHVTVQKGFAFSASASHVPQVISQLNAALTSKQLQENSSRFASQLGSYDAEAQQHKIVETICAAC
- a CDS encoding ATP-dependent endonuclease — protein: MDPILKHPSHKAVDLARVLVIVEGTNDIEFLRRISLTLHAHNQDLPNLAEMEQQGQLVFVPFGGSNLPSWTYRFASLGKPEFFLLDHEVPPETEQRQELAEVINQRPNCRAVLTRKRSLENYLHPAAIREVAPIELTFGDFDPVAILVAKQLYESGLHDRPWELLSRRSQNRQSSRAKRWLNTQVAAHMTIDHLRNRDPEGEIATWLTTIGQLAHSV